In Rhodamnia argentea isolate NSW1041297 chromosome 11, ASM2092103v1, whole genome shotgun sequence, one genomic interval encodes:
- the LOC125312974 gene encoding uncharacterized protein LOC125312974 — MKLQLSSTDISRVDRWLEEQLERTGNSLRMEKIAAVLGLIWKSRNDRIFRSKNPNTEEPIEKADTLLCSYKRWNKRDEKAMQNQPHLQSVWVPPKNRALKINIDGSFDAGCREAAIAGVLRDGSGTLLEGFTEKIQACSPLHAEARALVGALKFFGSRSGEELYLETDRKALIDADRQEEEMNEQTQVEFLLNQEHKRYQDNIQYLIELPVSGDCTFKSDL, encoded by the exons ATGAAGTTACAATTATCAAGCACAGATATTTCAAGAGTAGATCGATGGCTTGAAGAACAACTCGAAAGGACAGGGAACTCCCTTCGGATGGAGAAAATTGCAGCAGTCCTCGGGTTAATCTGGAAATCCCGCAATGATCGCATCTTTAGAAGCAAAAATCCCAACACAGAAGAACCGATTGAAAAAGCAGATACCTTGCTCTGCAGTTATAAGAGATGGAACAAAAGAGATGAGAAAGCCATGCAAAATCAACCTCACTTGCAGTCCGTGTGGGTTCCCCCAAAGAATCGAGCTCTAAAGATCAATATCGATGGTTCCTTTGATGCTGGATGTAGAGAAGCGGCAATTGCAGGTGTTCTTCGAGATGGATCGGGTACGCTGCTTGAAGGTTTCACGGAAAAAATCCAAGCTTGTTCACCTCTTCATGCGGAAGCGAGAGCGCTAGTGGGAGCCTTAAAGTTTTTCGGATCTAGAAGTGGGGAGGAGCTGTACTTGGAAACAGATCGCAAGGCATTGATTGACGCT GATCGGCAAGAGGAGGAGATGAATGAGCAGACTCAAGTTGAGTTCCTATTGAATCAAGAACACAAGCGCTACCAGGACAACATACAGTACTTGATCGAGCTGCCAGTTTCCGGCGATTGCACTTTTAAGAGCGACTTATAA
- the LOC115751148 gene encoding LOW QUALITY PROTEIN: probable methyltransferase At1g27930 (The sequence of the model RefSeq protein was modified relative to this genomic sequence to represent the inferred CDS: inserted 1 base in 1 codon) produces MNPRKLDNPEESRLSYVNASIPFMFDENGVDMRKRHLDSDVKARRTPPIKGWLLASLLVTVALLFLLSATALVTPGRSVASSSSSAALTYVPTPTQLQAILHYATSRVVPQQSLAEISLSFNVLREASPCNFLVFGLGHDSLMWAALNPRGTTVFLEEGESWIRSVLAKAPALQAYHVQYPTRLAEADELMATYRKERDCMPGRARLGRESRCRLALPGLPEEVRHKQWDVIMIDAPRGYFAEAPGRMGAIFTAAVMARGRVGEGXTHVFLHDVNRRVERAYAKEFLCMKYKVEGVGRLWHFEIPPSHNANASRFC; encoded by the exons atgaatcCCCGCAAACTCGACAACCCGGAAGAGAGCCGACTCTCTTACGTTAACGCCAGTATTCCATTTATGTTTGATGAGAACGGAGTCGACATGAGGAAACGCCATCTCGACTCCGACGTCAAGGCCCGTCGCACCCCTCCCATCAAGGGCTGGCTCCTCGCCTCCTTGCTCGTCACCGTCGccctccttttccttctctccgCCACCGCCCTCGTCACCCCGGGGAGGAGCGTGgcgtcgtcctcctcctccgctgCCTTGACCTACGTCCCGACGCCGACGCAGCTCCAGGCGATCCTCCACTACGCCACCTCGCGCGTGGTCCCGCAGCAGTCCCTCGCGGAGATCAGCCTCTCCTTCAACGTCCTCCGGGAGGCCTCCCCCTGCAACTTCCTCGTCTTCGGCCTCGGCCACGACTCCCTCATGTGGGCCGCCCTCAACCCGCGCGGCACCACCGTGTTCCTCGAGGAGGGCGAGTCGTGGATCCGGTCCGTGCTCGCCAAGGCCCCGGCCCTGCAGGCGTACCACGTGCAGTACCCGACCCGGCTCGCCGAGGCCGACGAGCTCATGGCCACGTACAGGAAGGAGCGGGACTGCATGCCCGGGCGCGCCCGGCTGGGGAGGGAGAGCCGGTGCCGGCTGGCGCTGCCGGGGCTGCCGGAGGAGGTGCGGCACAAGCAGTGGGACGTGATCATGATCGACGCACCGAGGGGGTACTTCGCCGAGGCGCCGGGGAGGATGGGGGCGATATTCACGGCGGCTGTGATGGCGAGGGGGCGGGTGGGGGAGG TGACGCACGTGTTCCTGCACGACGTGAACCGGCGGGTGGAGAGGGCGTACGCGAAGGAGTTCCTGTGCATGAAGTACAAGGTGGAGGGCGTGGGGAGGCTTTGGCATTTCGAGATCCCGCCGTCCCATAACGCGAACGCCTCACGATTCTGTTGA
- the LOC115751082 gene encoding uncharacterized protein LOC115751082 — MAMASSGSRGMLSKDQLLHLFHRFSFLASLPDVKKRISDAVQDKQEAVAVTTEIQEEIFQEMGVEPRFGIACLGRVNMVYENDQDLMIRFYKFVAKEEEACDEAEFGQDEFSERMLYQQKLQEQQMEMLKYMRQFNLDDQSAILDKLRQQIENANFDGEASVLSPEQIQETVRRRVSPLFTPRGAS; from the exons ATGGCAATGGCGTCCTCTGGGAGTCGGGGAATGCTGTCCAAGGACCAGCTTCTTCATCTCTTCCACCGCTTCTCTTTCCTCGCTTCTCTGCCTG ATGTTAAGAAACGGATTTCGGATGCTGTGCAGGATAAAcag GAAGCTGTTGCTGTGACTACGGAAATCCAAGAAGAAATATTTCAGGAGATGGGTGTCG AACCAAGATTTGGCATAGCATGCTTGGGAAGAGTAAACATGGTTTATGAGAATGACCAGGATTTGATGATTCGCTTCTATAAATTTGTTGCAaa GGAAGAAGAGGCTTGTGATGAGGCTGAATTTGGGCAAGATGAATTTTCAGAAAGAATGCTTTATCAGCAGAAACTGCAGGAACAG CAAATGGAGATGCTAAAGTACATGCGCCAATTTAACCTTGACGATCAGTCAGCAATCCTTGATAAG CTGCGGCAGCAGATAGAAAATGCAAATTTTGACGGCGAAGCATCAGTATTGTCACCAGAACAAATTCAAGAAACTGTCCGAAGGAGGGTATCGCCTCTATTTACGCCAAG GGGAGCAAGTTGA
- the LOC115751079 gene encoding ribonucleoside-diphosphate reductase small chain: protein MPSIIQEEEPLLAPNPDRFCMFPIQYPQIWEMYKKAEASFWTAEEVDLSQDLRHWDSLSPDERHFVTHVLAFFAASDGIVLENLAVRFMKEVQLSEARAFYGFQIAIENIHSEMYSLLLETYIKDSAEKDRLFRAVDTVPAVARKADWALRWIDGAESFAERLLAFACVEGIFFSGSFCSIFWLKKRGLMPGLTFSNELISRDEGLHCDFACLLYLLLRRKPSEERVRGIVREAVDIEREFICDALPCALVGMNQDLMGQYIEFVADRLLGALGYGKMYSAANPFDWMELISLQGKTNFFEKRVGEYQKASVMSSINGDGGSHVFKMDEDF, encoded by the coding sequence ATGCCGTCGATCATCCAAGAGGAAGAGCCCCTGCTCGCCCCGAACCCCGACCGCTTCTGCATGTTCCCTATCCAGTACCCCCAGATCTGGGAGATGTACAAGAAGGCCGAGGCCTCCTTCTGGACCGCCGAGGAGGTCGACCTCTCCCAGGACCTCCGCCACTGGGACTCCCTCTCCCCCGACGAGCGCCACTTCGTCACCCACGTCCTCGCCTTCTTCGCCGCCTCCGACGGCATCGTCCTCGAGAACCTCGCCGTCCGCTTCATGAAGGAGGTCCAGCTCTCCGAGGCCCGCGCCTTCTACGGCTTCCAGATCGCCATCGAGAACATCCACTCCGAGATGTACAGCCTCCTCCTCGAGACCTACATCAAGGACTCCGCCGAGAAGGACCGGCTCTTCCGCGCCGTCGACACCGTCCCCGCCGTCGCCCGCAAGGCGGACTGGGCCCTCCGCTGGATCGACGGCGCCGAGTCCTTCGCCGAGCGCCTCCTCGCCTTCGCCTGCGTCGAGGGCATCTTCTTCTCCGGCAGCTTCTGCTCCATCTTCTGGCTCAAGAAGCGCGGCCTCATGCCGGGGCTCACCTTCTCGAACGAGCTCATCTCGCGGGACGAGGGGCTCCACTGCGACTTCGCCTGCCTGCTCTACTTGCTGCTGAGGAGGAAGCCGAGCGAGGAGCGCGTGAGGGGGATCGTGCGGGAGGCGGTGGACATCGAGAGGGAGTTCATCTGCGACGCGCTCCCGTGCGCTCTGGTGGGGATGAACCAGGACCTGATGGGGCAGTACATAGAGTTCGTCGCCGACCGGCTCCTCGGGGCGCTCGGGTACGGGAAGATGTACAGCGCGGCGAACCCGTTCGACTGGATGGAGCTCATCTCGCTGCAGGGGAAGACCAACTTCTTCGAGAAGCGGGTCGGGGAGTACCAGAAGGCCTCGGTCATGTCCAGCATCAACGGCGACGGCGGGAGCCACGTGTTCAAGATGGACGAGGACTTTTAG